The following DNA comes from Denticeps clupeoides chromosome 14, fDenClu1.1, whole genome shotgun sequence.
CTTACCGGATAGGATGCGCTTCAAGGTCGAACTGCGCACGCCTGTAATGTACTGACGCTCCGTGAACGGCTGGTCAGGCTCATTGGTAAGGTGCCTGAAAACCATCTGGCGGAGAGACACGTGTTCAGGGGATAAATTCATACAGACCCAGACGTCCTGTGGCTATTCTGACTTCTCCCATCATTATATTGGGTGCAGAGAAGACCGCATATTTTGGGATATTTTTTGGAGATGTAAACATATagtgtgtttgatttattgattgattaatgtagattaagaatttaaaaaaaaaaaaaaaaaaaaaaaaaaaaaaacccacacagatTATGAATGGATTGCAAGACCAAAACAAATGAAGCACTGTGTGCACGTTGGATTTAGTTTCCACTGCCTGGTGTACGTTTACCACGTCGGGCAGGAGAGATTCACTCCCGAGTCACCTGATACGTCTGTATGAACGGCTCCAAAACCGCAGTGAGGAAAAAGATTGTGTCTTTTCCCTCCTCTGTCACTCGGATCTGCTGGTCACAGACCTGCACAGCGCCGCACTTCCTCAGCGATGAGCAGCCCTCTTCAAAGTCCTGAAATAAAGTACGAATGGCCGGACATGGGGACATGGACTATTCATTTCAGGTTCTGAAAATCTATTGGTGGAACcttaaaaaggagaagaaactCTAGAGAAGCACAACCTTCAAATGACACGGATGCCTATTGGCCCTAAAGTTACCAGCCACAGTTCCGCCCTACTGGTGAAATAGAAATTCACTTTTCACTGTTTACCTGATGGGACGTGCCAGGGATGAAGAtgaattcatttgaaaatacaTCTTGAAGGAACTGGAAGTGGGCGAAAATGTCCTCTGCAAAGCAGGAGAGTAGTAGGTGAGGAGAATAATCACTTAAAAGGAGTCAATTAAccataattaaacatttaccAACTCACCAATTACTCATGGTTTATTATCGATGCATCAAGTACTCATTTCATGTACTAAAAACCAACTGAATCCACAGCATGATCTGATTTTAGTGttcaatattaataaaattaataaaccatTTGAGTCTTTTTGGCAGCAGAAAGCGTTAATCATGAACATACTataataaattatgcaaataaataatgagaACAGAAGAATGGACCGGACCACTTACAGAACCGCTATAGTAAAAGTAATACTACATTTTATTGATGCAGAACTGAAATAGAATTGAAAATCTCTGGGCAAATATATTCCCCACCAGGCTTtggttatataatataatggtTTCAAAGTGCAGCACCACAACCAGCTAGACAAAACAGGCAAATGCCTACGACCCAGAGTCAACATCGGATGAATCTGCTGTAGACCATGCGATCGTCATCAAAATCAACGAGTTCAGTGTACTTGCTGAATCTCTACTGCCAGATAATTCAAGTAaaattagcctagtgggtaacacactcgcctatggaccagaagacccaggttcaaaccccacttactaccattgtgtccctgagcaagacacttaaccctgagtgtctctaggggggaccgtcccaatcactactgattgtaagtcgctctggataagggagtgaATGTATTATTACTTTCACCCATTAAACAAGTCTTGTATGCCTCAcattaaatcacacacactgttttagAAGATGCTTGGACATTTTAACTGCCTAAGGAGTCAAATTAATCCATTTCTCTCTTCAGGTACATGATGAGGTGGTCACACTGCCTATAATATCCTTCAAATAGTAAGCCTTGCTGCCAGGCCTGGTTAAGCTCAATGAAAGTGGCCTTCAGATCCCTTGGAAGGGGACAGCACTGACCCCACCAGAAAAGTCGTGGGCCGTACAGGCATCCTTTAAACAGAAAGCAATAGTCACCTCGTCTGTAACTGTTGGTGACGTTATGGCAGTGGCCACCAGGGCAGGTCGAACAAACACATGCAGGGCCTGGTTCCTGTACGAAGCACACATGAGAACAGCAGCAGCCCTTCTGAACACACCCTCCTCGGGAGTGGCAGGCGACGcccccgcctcctccaccaATGTGACACGCCCCTTCTCACAGCGCACCACAGAGTGGTGGCGAGACAAGCTGGACAACACCACCTCACAGGCTGGGACCTGCCCTGATAATAGCAGAGAAattgataaaaagaaaaaaaaaaaaaaagattattattattattattatcataatcatCTGGTGAATTTGACTAACTTAAACAGATGTATTTTCTGCACATATTTATGCATCCATTTTATTTTCGTTGTCTGTGCCACGGGTCAGTTTATAGGGCAGCGTCAAGTGACGCTCAATTTGAAGACAATCAGCCAGCATGGGTTCTAGCCAATAATCTGAAAGGAACCACCTACATCTTTATTGAGGTTTTGCAATGCCTACTACCAAATCATATATGCAAATTGTTGCAGCGGTCATTACAGCACTAATAaatttgaaaaatgtgaaagtttttttttttcttttttttgcaggtaAGCGCTGTTTAAAATGACTATGGTAGAGATCTTACCATGAATGCTAAGCATGCTACACAATGGGGGCTTTTGTTAAAactcccctctctccctctcttagTCCTTTATAAATCAGCATTAATCACATGCTGGTGGGTGGTGGGAATGCCACCAATCTTCCAAAAATATCCAGGGAACTTTTCAAGCTGCAGAACTACCGAAATacgtatttttattttgaagaaaattcATGATGTAGGAATTAAAGGCACCTACCAGTCCAGTGGAGCACAGCCCCAAACCCCTCAACTAGTTCCCGTAGCCAGCAGGTTCTCTGTATGAGGGCATCTAGGTCCATGCCAAGTGGATTCTGGAGCAGCACTGTGGCAATCAGGCTCCAAGGACTCAGCACCATGCCCTTCTCCTGCAGACGCACCACCAGGTGGGCCACGCCGCTCACAAAGCCCAGGGTCTCTTCACTAGGTTTCGCAGGAAGGTCCCTAGACCAGTAACAAGAGGAGAAAGAGACACGGCTACAGAGCAAGGTGAACagattcatattttaaaaaaaaaaaaaaaaaaaaaaaaaaaaaaaaacgggaatgGCTTCACTTTACCTGGGAACTAGATTATACTGCCAGCGGTTGACCGTCCCCTTGGCTAGGCCTCGTACAGACAGCGGCTCGCCAAAGCACACATGCATGGAACCATAATCGTCCTCTAGAATCTTCCTGGCTTTCAAAAGCCCCTACAGCAAAGTAGCATTTTTTTGTATGAGAAACGATCATTCATTAAATGTAACTAAGCCTTCAATTTAACAATCACATCTAAACTAAATTCAGATTCTAAACCTGGGAAATCTGCAGTGGTGACCCCGAACGTGCAGGAGCAGTGGTGgttgtaactctggataagggcatctgataagtGTCAGAAAGCTTAGGCTAAGATGGCCTTTATCTAGTGTGGGTTAAATGAGGTTAATAAATGCACAAGTTGGTAGACTATACCCTTGTGGTTTCCTTGGGTTTGGGAACGCCCAAGAGCTCATGGGCCAGCAGAGACTCTTCCAGAACCCGGTCATAGCTGATACTGATGGGTACCAGGCTGATGTCATAGACTTCTCCTTTAAGGAATGGCTCCAGAACCATATGCATCATACCTACAAAGCACACAAACCATTATCCACATCACAAAGTCTTGGTGGAAGGCTAGGTAAAGTCTGGTTACAGGTCACCACAGAAGGTCAATGTGCTCACCTAGCTTTGGTGGAAGTGACTTGAGGGTCCGGCTTCGCAGTCCCTCCACAAAGAACTCAACAGGAGCAAACCCAATCTAGCAAAACACAGGATACACAatagtttgggggggggggtcacctaTAGCCAGGTCAACCCTGAGAGTAGTTACTTAAACACTGGCTAGAGGTCGAGTTCCAGTATAAGTGACATTTCTCTCAGAGCACATACCCGCACGATCGTCCTGACGTACTCAGAAAGCAACGCCCAGTACAGCTTATCGTCCCCAATGGCACGTCGTATGAAGAACGCCCCCGAACGGCGGAAGATCTCGCCAATCAGTTTCATGCTCATCAGAGCTGGGGGTAAAGGAAAGCAAggaattatataaaaaaaaaaaaaaaaaaaaaaaaaaaagccaactgAGGACGAAAAACTGAAATCCACTCCAAAAATCTGCTTACAATTCCACCATCTTAAATATTTTCAGTTGCACATAGGAGCAAGACGCAGTCAGTTTATGTAATAGATACTTGCGAATTCCGGCTGCAATGACCGGGATGGGCAGATCGTATGTGAACATGATGTAGGAGAGAACCAGGAAGTCGATGTAGCTCCTGTGATTGGGCATCAGGATGACTGGGTGCTCCGGAATGGCCTGCTGCAGCTGGGGCACAGGACACACAACATTGTAATGGTCAGGACCCTAAACGGTGCGTGCAGGGTTTAATTATTAATACGCTCGTTTTTATCTGGCCATTTTCTGCTCATCGCTGGGCTGCTCAGCCAGAGTAGGGAGAGTTTTTAGGGCACACGTTGCAAAACTAGAGAGAATTGCATCTTGGGTGAAGAGTTGGTGCTTTCAGTTTCTGCGACCTCTTCAGTACAGCAGACAGAACTGCTATGATAGTGGAACGAGTGAAAGTGATGCGATGTGCTCCTTCCAACTTGGATCCTTCAGAGGTAAGGCTGTCCTGGCACTCAGAGAACACAGTGGAGTAGCCTACAAGTACGAAGGCGCGAGGATTGTGGGTATATTTTGCGAGGAGTGAAAATGTCTGAATGAAGGACATGGTCCTGGTCAGAATTTGAAGGACTGTAGACACCTTACGCAGGGCGTGATGAACCCGGTTTTCCATCCTCCGTAAGAACAGCGCTCGGTCGCTTCACCCACCCTGTTGAGTCCCTCCTCGTTGATCAGGATCTTCTGGAAGAGCCTCTTGAAAACCTTGCTGAGGGAGAAGCCCAACAGGCGGATGAAGGTCAGTTGCAGGTTCTGGGACATCTCCTCCAGCAACCCAGAAGCCTCGTCTCGGACCACCTCCACCGGTTCACCACTCTCTGCTGAAACCTGGAGAAGGAAAGGAATGCCTTTAGGCTCTTTTAGTGACTGAATtttaaaaccttaaaaaaaaaaaaaaataatctactCATGTTTCATTTAAGTCCATCTGCCATATATATCTGGTATAGGATGCAGCTCCTCAATGCAGTCGACCCATGGACCATGTCTGAAAAGATCTCATTTAGCTGCTAGTGGAATGCAAGCGTGGATCTGTACAATGAATACATTCATTTCAATAAGTAACTCCAGCTAGCAGCTGCCCTGTGGTCCAAACTGTACATGCCACACCTAGAAGGTGGGCCAGCAGCGATGGAGACCTTCAGAGTAGGTTTGTTTGAGGTTCTGCTTGCTGGAACTGAGGCACCGTCTTCTTCTGTGCAAGGTACATGTGTGGCAAGCAGTAAAAATTCAAATTCTTTGTCATAtacggtacgatatgcagtgaaatgctttacaGACTGCTATGGACCACAggattacaaatattgcaagtatacaatgaaccaatatgcaaatattacactttttatgtctttaaaaaTTCAGAAGCCTCCTCTAACCTCCTTAACGACATGTCGCAGGAACTGGGACTCCAGCACGGCCCTGTTGAGTTCACTAGACGAGCAGGGCGGAGCCCCCTTGTAAGGCTGGGGGTTAAACGTTCTCAGGGCGTGACTCAGGTCActggtcctcctcctctcctccagaaTATCCCAGAATCCATCTGGGTATGAGATGTACCGTCGGGAGTACTAAACGTGTAGAGCACATAATATCATTATTAATACAACAAAAATAACTATGATAAATTCAGCAAGACAATCTATTCAATTTCATGTTGTGCACTCACATCAATAACAATAACGCAATAACACTTTTGACCAAAATGAGCAAAGTCCATCTGAGCACAGGTGAAAAGCTGAAAGGTCAAACttcagaggcaaaaaaaaaaaaattattattgttaattaatattttttctcataTTGACATCTCCATTGTTCACAGGGGGGTGAAGAGAATGAGCAGCTTGGCAGCTTGCTCCCATGATATTATTTGTGTACATTAATTTTAGTTTAAGGGAGTGGAAGAAGCTGGAAATGAAATCTAATGATGAGAAGCAGGGTTCCAGAGCAGGATGAGATGAGGGATGAGTTGTGCACCCACTTCCGTGGATCCCCGTCCCGAACTTTTAGCAGCACAAGGGTGCAAAGGTCAGAGTGCACGTCGACTGCACGCTGCTCGtgtttggccaaaaaaaaaaaaagttttgtttttttttttaaaccgaaAGCAAAACAAAAGTGTGTAGAAGCGGCGCAGGTAAACAACGACCGAGTAACAACCGAGTAACGAGTCCCTACCAGCTCCTCCATCCCGATGCTGCTGCTCCGGTGGTCGATGACCGCTGACCGGTGCTCGGCGCTCGGCAGGCGGCCACCGCCTCCACTCTGCCCGGGCTGGCGGAGATGAAGCGgccgcagccaatcagcagccgCCGTGCGGGGACCGCCCACCCCCACTAATAATCTCGCGGGATGACGTCACGTAACCCCGCAGCCGCTAATTTGACGCGAGAGAAGTAATAAAGATTAGTTTGTGGCTACAAAGTACAGCCACATCAGGTCATGTTAACCCTTCTGTTGTTAATTAATACTATCCAGCCAATCTTAGTTATATTAATAACAGCCCTTTTAATATACAGTCTTATAATTAGCACGTGGCTTtgcaaatttaattaaaaaacaagttGGAATTAATTTAAACGTATCTAAGTGAGTTGGAATTGTaaagatttgaacattttttgtttcaATATACATCTTCTGATTAGTCGTTTTCAATTTTTGATGAGGAAGTAATTTTTGgttaaaatagttaaaatacCAGTGTTCCTCATCAACAGAAACAGGAGAAGGCCAGTTGATGGCCCACAATCCATTGCAGCAAAGTATATAtagaaagtaaaaaattatATGTACCCTCTATGTAGGTTTACAcaatttcaaacatttttaaaagagaaTATGTGCTGCTTATTTGCAACACTTTGTCAAAGGTACTTTATTAATCATAAACAAGGTTCTAAAAGAAACATGTGTTAATTTATAATGCTGTTTTCTTACTGGTGTTTTACTGTTCGTCCATACTGACCCCCTCTCAGCCACCACAATTTTTAATAGGCTGAAGGCTAAAAATAAAGACAGATTTCTGTTCCAAGAAcactgaggtcaaaggtcagaaaggtgacacacatacacacacaccaggcatTTCTGGCGCAGAGGCCCAGGTCAGCTGTTTCATGGAATACGGCCGTAGTCACTCTACCCGCAGTACGAATTACTACTCTGCAGTAAGGCACGGGTTCACCTaaagtaggggtggtagtagcctagtgggaaacacactcgccttagaaccagaagaccaagtgGATCCCTGCCTCTGTATATTGATGCTGTCCCTTCATTTGCTTCATCCCAACACAAAGTCCTTAACTGGCCCTTCTACTTCACCCTGgagagcccatcccaggaccaCAGAATTTATTCTTCCACATTCAGCACTTCTGGAGGTActttacttacatttacggcatttatcagatgcccttagtagtgacaggaacagtcgccctggagacactcagggttaaccctgagtgtctccaagggggactgtccctggttgtatcctggataagggcatctggtaaatgctgtaaatgaaaaatgtaaatgtttctgtgtgctgctccaTGGAGAAGGTTCAGTGTGTCATCTGTTCACGTCATGCTCATATGTATAAGAGTTTTGAAGAACAATTTGTACAATATCTCCATATTTGTTGTAATTTCCCTGAATACCCCCAAACATGAGTCAAATCAGTCACAAAACTTTtccaacacatttttattgatgtGAATACAGACACGCAGTGTAAAGTGATGGTAACCTGTGTGTTTAACCTTGAAGAATCATACCAAGAATGCGGCGAAAAAACACACGCTTCCGATCTTTCACAGAAAGAATATAGTTTGAGTGATGACTCTAATATACAGAAGGTCATATGCCAGAAATCCATTTAATACAGTCTCATTCAGTACTTTGAAACGTGAACTATCATGAACAAGTTAcatattttctttcttcaaaTACATGTGATGACTCAGCAGTAACCGTAAGAGAATATGCTGATTATCATAGCATAGAAATATGATATGTcctattaaaacaaaaatgccAATAACTACACCAATAACATTAACATAATATACCATTAAAACTAACCATTAATGTGCGAGTCACATGAAAACTCAAATTACACAAAAATCATTTCATTGGCACGTGCTCAACTGAAACTCAAAAAACCCCACGTTAACAACTTAACGATGATCACAGACTCAGTGCAAAGTGGCATCTTGGGCTCATGTCAACTTGAACGTATGGTTGCATGGCTATAGGGAGTCTgattttaactatttatttctCTAAGATGCAGGtctgtacagtactgtgcaaaagtgtTGGGAAATAGTTCAGAAATGCGCTTTAAAGgggttaaaataataattaaagtacagccaaatgaataataattttataatgaAGAATCATTTACCTGAGGTGCTAGCATTTATTGCACTGCAGCCAATACCTTCAGATTTGAATTCAGCACTGTGGATGAGATCAGCGATTAGCTGATTGGTCTACTGGTCTACTCATTGGTGCACAAAGAAACATTCACCCAGCGTCCTTCAGAAGGTCTTCAGCATCCAGCCCGGTACATTCATTACACCTAAATTATTTCAATTCAAGTGACACCATTGCCCCAAAAATATTGTCTTCACTtttatacattacattttattatatttcaaaataaatattatgtttTAATTTGTATTGAGGGGGGAGTTGTCTTATATTTGGGTTAATATAGCATTTTGAGACCAAAAAGAATTGAGGTACAATATGAAATGGCCACAAAATGCAACTAAGATTTAACAGCCTTGTAAAAACTAGCTTACTAGTTATTCTAACtcgtaaaacaataaaaatgtgatgAACTGATACTGAATTTGATCATATTTCATTGTTGCTtaactgtaaaaatatataaaataaataatttttaaaactatttgCATTTTAGCTTAAACGGGCTGAGTTTGTGGTCCTAAAGGTATTATTCCTCTTTCACGACCAAATGTCCAAAATCTCAAACTTGCACAAGTAGCAGCCACATTATTTAAGGCTTGCACAATTGAATGCATATTAAATGACAGCTGTACAtgtgcatgaataaaataaatatgtaaaatcatTATTGTAGCGATAGCTGTTTCTCAGTCTATTAGTAACAGTCGTTTAAGAACTACAAATGTTCTGGCAGATTTAAACATTGTGTCTTTGCCAAGAAACACAATACttttacacaaatatatatatatatatatatatatatatatatatatatatatgtgtgtgtgtgtgtgtgtgtgtgtgtgtgtgtgtgtgtgtatatatagtacAATGGATCTGCTTAAGTACTATGACGTGTTTTGCTGTCAAACCTGCAAGTAGAAGTTCTGTTGTCTACATATTAAATCGGGTGAGGCTGCAGTCATGCTACCGATAGAACATGACAGCACATTGCACTTATTTTCATACCAGCCACACCGATTATCAATCCAGAAGCAGCTCTCTCGGTTCTATAGAATACTTTAGAATACTTAGCAACAATGTGAACAACATACCTCAGACTGGCATCTATAACAAGTGGGCCGTCCAGTCCATGAAGGgccagtgtgtgcatgtgatttCAGGACAACTATGTGTTTATAGGCTGAGCGACACACTGGATCGCCAGTGGATCACGACCCGCCTTCAGCACTGTTCAGCTGCTGTTCTGCAGCTGCACGTCTTGTCCTTCCATCAGGGGGAGCTGTTCTCTCCAGTAGGTGAAGTGGCTGAAGGTGTCACTGCAGGGGAAATCTGAGGTGCTGGAACGCCTGCGCAGAGGGAAGACGTGGTCCACCACCTCACTCAGACGCTCATATCTATCGGCCATAAACAGAGGAGGGTGCGTGGAgtgattttcaattttcatGAACAGAAATTCACATAGTCACCAAATTACATTTGTGCCATGTTTGGAATGTATGAGATAACTTAAGTGTGTTGATATGATGAGAGTAGCAGAATTTGAGCAGTGGTTTAGTTGACTGATAGGTGAGCTTGTTGACCACTAGATATAGAAAATGGTCAACAAAACCCCCCCCATAACtattaaatatgtgtttttttttacactcgtGCCAGATTTGTCATTTCCTGGAGGGCACACCAGACTGAAACAGGCCACTTACGAGGAGACGTTGGTCTTGGCGTGCTCCTGCACCAGCTCTCCCTTCGGGTTGACGGTGAAGATTCGGTTTAGAGGGACTCCAACCTCCTTGTACGAAAACACATCCTGTTAAAACGATAAAAgtatgaatacaaaaaaagtacCAATGCAGAGATCTGTGGCTAATTTGTGCTCTATGTTTGCTCTTACCGTCGGCCGGTTACCGAAGGCAGCAAAAAAGGCTCAGAGTTGGAGCTGAAAAGGTGTTTAATGTCCGTCAAACACTCCACCTTAAACTTCTCAGGCTTCTTTTCAATCACCTCCCTGTAACGCCAGATGACCATAGAAAGAGAGTTCCTCCATCAGTTCTTGCCAGGTTATTTCACTACAACATCCCATAAACACATAACAGTGGGAGAAAATGATGGGTGGAACTCAGCAACACCATGTTTAACACTTGTGTGACGTTTGGATCTGTTGTACTTCTTTCGTtgtttaacaaaagaaaaaatgtgcaaatgatgATGATTTAAACTTGACTTATTCTGTGCCTTCAAACTAAACAAAGTCCCCCTCCGCTGCACCAGTAAAAATATGTACACCACACTTAAAGGCTTAAAGATGTTCTATAAAGTCCACAATATTTAGCAAATATTGCTACGGTAACACTGGCAACGGAGATGATTGTAATGTGTTCTTGCagttattttcatgaaatatatGGTAACCGCGGCAACCGTGGCTGTGCAACTGACTTCTTTTCTTATTGAGGTCGGGGTGTTGTTGTTCAGGCGGCCTATTTGTGAGTATgttgtgtatacgtgtgtgctGTACCTGTGCAGGGCGGAGAACAGGCTGCTGGGACTCAGCAGCACCGGGCCCTGAGGCAGCATGGTCCCCCTCTCGTTGACCCAGTGCAGGTACCCGCGCGTCATGTCTGCCATGCCGATCGCGCGTGCCGAACAGTAAAGGAACTTATACCCATTTCTGCCCCGAacaagaaggggaaaaaagttcAAGCTCTAAACGGAGGTCCTCTC
Coding sequences within:
- the gnpat2 gene encoding dihydroxyacetone phosphate acyltransferase; translation: MEELYSRRYISYPDGFWDILEERRRTSDLSHALRTFNPQPYKGAPPCSSSELNRAVLESQFLRHVVKEVSAESGEPVEVVRDEASGLLEEMSQNLQLTFIRLLGFSLSKVFKRLFQKILINEEGLNRLQQAIPEHPVILMPNHRSYIDFLVLSYIMFTYDLPIPVIAAGIPLMSMKLIGEIFRRSGAFFIRRAIGDDKLYWALLSEYVRTIVRIGFAPVEFFVEGLRSRTLKSLPPKLGMMHMVLEPFLKGEVYDISLVPISISYDRVLEESLLAHELLGVPKPKETTRGLLKARKILEDDYGSMHVCFGEPLSVRGLAKGTVNRWQYNLVPRDLPAKPSEETLGFVSGVAHLVVRLQEKGMVLSPWSLIATVLLQNPLGMDLDALIQRTCWLRELVEGFGAVLHWTGQVPACEVVLSSLSRHHSVVRCEKGRVTLVEEAGASPATPEEGVFRRAAAVLMCASYRNQALHVFVRPALVATAITSPTVTDEDIFAHFQFLQDVFSNEFIFIPGTSHQDFEEGCSSLRKCGAVQVCDQQIRVTEEGKDTIFFLTAVLEPFIQTYQMVFRHLTNEPDQPFTERQYITGVRSSTLKRILSGDVQSFEALSSDVQKNVLSGLVRMGGVTKLKKGVRSEFRVDKTTIGRIADKLAGKMPPHLTIQSRL